In Acidobacteriota bacterium, a single window of DNA contains:
- a CDS encoding RNA-binding protein yields the protein MPTEQGGDVRALVLDIAKALVDEPDLVTVEAIEGPESTVLELRVAQRDLGKVIGKQGRTARSLRTIIGAASMKLHKRHSLEIIEDGLPGGVQSGAAGA from the coding sequence ATGCCGACTGAGCAGGGCGGAGACGTGCGGGCGCTTGTGTTGGATATCGCGAAGGCTCTGGTCGATGAGCCTGATTTGGTCACAGTAGAGGCTATCGAAGGTCCGGAAAGCACGGTGCTGGAGTTGCGGGTAGCTCAACGAGATTTGGGAAAAGTGATCGGTAAGCAGGGACGCACCGCGCGTTCCCTGCGGACAATTATCGGCGCTGCCAGTATGAAACTGCATAAGCGTCACAGCCTTGAGATTATCGAGGATGGACTGCCCGGCGGTGTGCAGTCGGGTGCAGCAGGCGCCTAA
- the rimM gene encoding 16S rRNA processing protein RimM, translated as MPPSVKFIVVARIVRPQGRRGEVLAEILTDFPEKFSERSQLWLGCEDDSQPREYQLANHWFHKGRVVLKFEGVNSISDAEFLSGLLVQVPLEKRAELEEGKTYVADLVGSMVVDVLNGRRHEIGRIEDVRQDVGAAPLLVVLRAGEECEIPFAEEYLVRFDAARKILEMKLPPGLLKINAPLSEEEKQQR; from the coding sequence TTGCCTCCATCCGTTAAATTCATTGTTGTCGCCCGCATTGTGCGTCCCCAAGGAAGACGGGGCGAGGTGCTAGCCGAGATCCTCACCGATTTCCCGGAAAAATTCTCCGAGCGCTCCCAGCTGTGGCTTGGCTGCGAAGATGACTCGCAGCCGCGCGAGTACCAACTCGCAAATCATTGGTTTCATAAAGGCCGAGTAGTGCTCAAATTTGAGGGCGTGAACTCCATATCCGACGCCGAGTTCTTGAGCGGGTTATTGGTCCAGGTTCCGCTCGAGAAACGCGCGGAACTCGAGGAAGGAAAGACTTACGTTGCCGATCTGGTTGGAAGCATGGTGGTTGACGTCTTGAATGGCCGCCGACATGAGATTGGCCGGATTGAGGATGTTCGGCAAGATGTCGGCGCCGCGCCATTGCTGGTCGTGCTCCGAGCGGGCGAGGAATGCGAAATCCCCTTTGCGGAGGAGTATCTAGTGCGGTTTGACGCTGCCCGCAAAATTCTCGAGATGAAGCTTCCCCCCGGCCTGCTAAAAATAAACGCACCTTTGTCGGAGGAAGAAAAGCAACAGCGGTAG
- a CDS encoding tRNA (guanosine(37)-N1)-methyltransferase TrmD — MRFDILTIFPDFFRGPLDYGVLRRAREQKLVEVNIHDLRAFTHDRHQTVDDRPFGGGEGMVLKPQPIFECIESLSLSSRENRLHPECRESVILLSAQGRLFHQREAEELAKLDRVALICGRYEGVDERVNEYLADREISVGDFVLSGGELGAAIIVDTISRLIPGVLGNEASAHQESFSSTVRPSQDGLPDSTCGPGGLLDYPHYTRPADFGGWLVPEVLSSGNHDEIRRWRRRKAIEKTLRNRPELLKAELLTEEDQKIVAGLQRTGKLIQ, encoded by the coding sequence ATGCGTTTCGACATCCTTACGATCTTTCCTGACTTCTTTCGTGGGCCGCTCGACTACGGAGTATTACGTCGTGCGCGAGAGCAGAAGCTGGTGGAAGTGAATATCCACGATCTGCGGGCCTTCACTCATGATCGTCACCAGACTGTCGACGATCGTCCCTTCGGCGGTGGCGAAGGCATGGTGCTGAAGCCGCAGCCGATTTTTGAATGCATCGAATCGTTGAGCCTAAGTTCACGGGAAAACAGGCTTCACCCTGAATGCAGGGAATCGGTGATTCTGCTGTCTGCTCAAGGCCGGCTTTTTCATCAGCGCGAAGCTGAGGAGTTAGCAAAATTGGATCGTGTAGCGCTCATCTGCGGACGCTATGAGGGAGTTGATGAGCGGGTGAACGAATATCTTGCTGACCGCGAGATTTCTGTCGGTGATTTCGTTCTGAGCGGAGGCGAGCTCGGCGCTGCGATCATCGTCGATACCATCTCGCGGCTAATTCCTGGTGTTCTCGGCAACGAGGCGTCGGCACATCAGGAAAGCTTCAGTTCGACTGTGCGACCATCTCAAGACGGCCTCCCAGACTCAACCTGCGGTCCGGGTGGACTTCTGGATTATCCACACTACACGCGCCCAGCGGATTTTGGCGGCTGGCTAGTCCCAGAGGTGCTCTCGTCAGGGAATCACGATGAGATTCGCCGCTGGCGTCGCCGAAAAGCCATCGAGAAGACGCTGCGAAATCGGCCAGAGCTTCTTAAGGCCGAGCTTCTTACCGAGGAAGACCAGAAGATTGTCGCGGGTTTGCAGCGCACGGGAAAGCTGATTCAATAG
- a CDS encoding 50S ribosomal protein L19, with product MSISPIMAKVAEKLQRKDIPQISPGDTVRVQVKIKEGDKERVQAFEGVVIAKKGGPQASLTVRKISFGQGVERIFPLNSKVIDKIEHVRSSRVRRAKLFYLRGLKGKSARLREVES from the coding sequence ATGTCGATTTCACCGATCATGGCAAAGGTTGCAGAGAAGCTGCAGCGTAAAGATATCCCGCAGATATCTCCCGGCGATACGGTTCGCGTTCAAGTCAAGATTAAGGAAGGCGACAAAGAGCGGGTGCAGGCGTTCGAGGGTGTTGTCATCGCTAAGAAGGGCGGTCCGCAGGCCAGCCTTACGGTTCGCAAGATCAGCTTTGGTCAAGGCGTCGAACGCATCTTTCCTCTGAACTCGAAGGTCATTGATAAGATCGAGCACGTCCGTAGCAGCCGCGTGCGCCGGGCGAAGCTGTTCTATCTGCGTGGACTAAAAGGAAAATCCGCTCGTCTGCGCGAGGTTGAGAGCTAG
- a CDS encoding glucohydrolase — translation MQSTRLTRLLTTLVFCSISALAQTSASRLKDAAPHMPANKFATQNEWWKYSVFYEIYPRSYGDSNNDGTGDLNGITQHLDHLARLGVDAIWITPCFPSPQVDFGYDVSDYRNIDPQYGTLADFDRLVAEAKKRHIKVILDFVVNHSSDKHQWFMESAKSTTNPYREYYIWRDGKSEGQPPNNWTSTFGGPSWTFSETTKQWYYHYFYPQQPDLNWRNPKVESEMFEITRFWYQRGVYGFRLDAVDTMFEDPNLTDNPPLEGTDAYGMPLQEHIHDHSLSEVHAELQKLRKVADESSGRVLIGETWTKTAEELAEYYGPSNNELQMPMYFNFTKVDELDANEFRQKVAAIESNPVHGWPVYVLSNHDIRRYVDRYGTGDNKDQVAKLMSALYLTLRGSAIMYYGEEIGMENNDPKRVEDVKDVIGKKGWPKEIGRDGERSPMQWDSSVNAGFNQGATPWLSVDANYTTHNVASEMAEANSILNWYRHIIKLRRTHPAFYSGDYVVLDENNPNVMSYLRKSKREMALVVLNFSSQPQNIALDTTRIGASKGRVLAATSATAATIDLSRVSIEPYGVVIAEVQK, via the coding sequence ATGCAGAGTACCCGCCTTACCCGCCTGCTAACGACTCTTGTGTTCTGTTCGATCTCCGCGTTAGCGCAAACATCTGCTTCACGTTTGAAGGACGCTGCTCCACACATGCCGGCAAACAAATTCGCCACTCAAAATGAGTGGTGGAAGTATTCCGTCTTCTACGAGATCTACCCGCGAAGCTACGGAGATTCGAATAACGATGGGACCGGCGATCTGAACGGGATCACGCAGCATCTGGATCACCTCGCACGCCTGGGAGTGGACGCCATCTGGATTACGCCCTGCTTCCCTTCGCCTCAAGTAGATTTTGGGTATGACGTCTCCGATTACCGCAATATCGATCCTCAGTACGGAACTCTCGCTGATTTCGATCGCCTGGTCGCCGAGGCCAAAAAACGTCACATAAAGGTCATTCTGGATTTCGTCGTCAATCATTCTTCCGACAAACACCAATGGTTCATGGAGTCGGCGAAATCGACGACGAATCCTTATCGCGAATACTACATCTGGCGCGATGGCAAGAGTGAAGGGCAACCGCCGAACAACTGGACTTCGACCTTCGGCGGTCCGAGCTGGACGTTTTCAGAGACCACGAAGCAGTGGTACTACCACTACTTCTATCCCCAGCAGCCCGATCTGAACTGGCGCAATCCGAAAGTCGAATCCGAAATGTTCGAAATTACCCGCTTCTGGTACCAACGGGGCGTCTACGGCTTTCGCCTGGACGCGGTCGACACGATGTTTGAGGACCCGAATCTCACCGACAATCCTCCTCTGGAGGGCACCGATGCTTACGGCATGCCGTTGCAGGAGCACATTCACGACCACAGTCTGTCTGAAGTTCATGCCGAATTGCAGAAGCTCCGCAAAGTTGCCGACGAGTCTTCCGGTCGCGTTCTCATCGGGGAGACCTGGACCAAGACAGCCGAAGAGCTAGCCGAGTATTACGGACCCAGCAACAACGAACTGCAAATGCCGATGTACTTCAACTTCACGAAAGTCGACGAGCTGGATGCAAATGAATTTCGCCAGAAAGTAGCCGCCATAGAGAGCAATCCTGTGCATGGCTGGCCGGTGTACGTGCTCAGCAACCACGATATCCGCCGATATGTGGACCGATATGGAACGGGAGATAACAAAGATCAGGTCGCGAAATTAATGTCGGCTCTTTATCTCACGCTCCGCGGCAGCGCAATCATGTACTACGGCGAAGAGATCGGCATGGAAAATAACGATCCCAAGCGCGTGGAGGACGTGAAGGACGTAATCGGGAAGAAAGGCTGGCCGAAGGAAATCGGACGCGATGGCGAGCGCAGTCCGATGCAGTGGGATTCCTCCGTCAACGCCGGATTTAATCAGGGAGCGACACCATGGCTCTCCGTTGATGCAAATTACACCACTCACAATGTTGCGAGTGAAATGGCGGAGGCTAACTCAATCCTGAATTGGTACAGGCACATCATCAAGCTCCGGCGCACTCATCCCGCCTTCTACTCCGGCGATTATGTCGTACTAGATGAGAACAATCCCAATGTCATGAGCTACCTTCGCAAATCGAAACGCGAGATGGCTCTCGTGGTGCTCAACTTCTCTTCGCAGCCGCAGAACATCGCGCTCGATACAACCAGGATCGGAGCTTCCAAAGGACGAGTGCTGGCTGCGACGAGTGCGACAGCGGCAACGATCGATCTCAGTAGAGTTTCTATCGAGCCCTATGGTGTTGTGATCGCTGAAGTTCAGAAATGA